A DNA window from Bos indicus isolate NIAB-ARS_2022 breed Sahiwal x Tharparkar chromosome 9, NIAB-ARS_B.indTharparkar_mat_pri_1.0, whole genome shotgun sequence contains the following coding sequences:
- the LOC109563569 gene encoding histone H2B 1/2/3/4/6-like, producing the protein MTTGKTIALTLPLGPEEGREKRKRSHKESYSVYVYEVLKQVHPDTSISSKAVGIMNSFVNDIFERIAGEASRLAHYSKRSTITSREIQTAMCLLLPGELAKHAMSEGTKAVTKYTSSK; encoded by the coding sequence atgactactggaaaaaccatagctttgactctacctTTGGGCCCAGAAGAAGGACGCGAGAAGCGCAAGCGCAGCCACAAGGAGAGCTACTCCGTGTACGTGTACGAAGTGCTGAAGCAAGTCCATCCAGACACCAGCATCTCTTCCAAGGCCGtgggaatcatgaactccttcgtcAACGACATTTTTGAGCGCATCGCTGGCGAGGCATCGCGCCTGGCGCATTACAGCAAGCGCTCGactatcacatccagggagatccagaccgCCATGtgcttgctgctacctggggagctggccaagcacgccatgtccgagggcactaaggctgtcaccaagtataccagctccaagtaa